AAATTGCCAATGCAGGTGGTCTGAGCAATCATGTCAAAGCCCGTATCCGGCCCCTGCAGGGCAAACATCTTTTCGTTGTTGTCGCGGCTGCAGGAATAGTGGATTTCCATCACAATCTGTGCTTTATGATATTCCCGGGCCAGATGCAGGAGCACTTCGGTCTGATAGGCCTCGGCCTCAGCCTGTGTGAGCGTTTCGCCAGCCAGGGCTTTTTTATAGGCCTTGTCGGCAGCTTCCAGTCCCTGATGGTTGAACATCACATAATCCAGTCCGTGGTCGCTGGCCCGGCAGCCGTGTTTCTTGAAATAGGCAATCCGGTCCGTAAGTGCTGCCAGCACATCTTCGATGGAGGCTAGTTTATCCTTGCCCACACTGGCCGCCAATTTTTCCATATACGCAGGAAAACCATCTTTATGGATATTGATGGCTTTGTCCGGGCGGAAGGACGGGCAGACCTTGAAGCCCACCGTTTCATCCGCAGCCAGTTTCTCATGCCATTCCAAATTGTCAATGGGATCATCCGTGGTGCCGATGTAATCCACCTTGGACTGGCGAATCAGGCCCCGCACGGACATATCCGGGTTATGCTGGAGCATGTCGTTGGCTTTATCCCAGACCGCTTTCATATTGCTCTCGGTAAGGGGTTCGGTCACGCCGAAATATTTATGCAGTTCCAGATTGCACCAGTGATACATGGGATTGCCGATAGCCATTTCCAACGATTTTGTAAAAGCACTGAACTTTTCATAGGGATCTGCCCCGCCGGTAACCATGTCCTCAGGTACACCGTTCGTACGCATCACCCGCCATTTATAATGATCTCCGAAATAAGTGCCATCCGCATTGCGTCCGCCCAGCCAAATCTGCGCGATATTGTCAAAGCGGCGGTCTTCAAAAATCTCTTTGGGTGAGATATGGCAATGATAGTCAACCAGCGGCAAGTCCCGGGCATATTCTTCATACAGCCTCTGACCTGTCTGATTGCGAAGCATAAAATCTTTCCCCATAAAAGCCTTCATAACGGAAAATCAGTCCTTCCTATAACACAACACCATCTTTGAAAATGGAAATCTGACGATAGCCGTTTTTCTCGTTGTTCGTGGGTTCGCCGCTGGCAACCTGTAAGACTTTATCCAACAGGCGCTTGCCCGCTTCATCCAACGCTTCACCTGCCGCCACCGTACCGGCATTGAAGTCAATCCAGTGCGGCTTGCGTCCGGCCAACTGGCTGTTGGTCGCAATCTTGACCGTTGGCACCGGTGAACCAAAAGGCGTTCCCCGGCCCGTGGTGAAGAGAATCATCACGGCGCCGGCTGCGGCCAGAGCCGTACTGGATACCAGGTCATTGCCCGGCCCATAGAGCAGATTCAGGCCCTGTGTCTTTACCTGCTCTCCGTAGCCCAGCACATCTTCAATGGGGGCCGTACCGCCCTTTTGAACACAGCCGCAGCTCTTGTCCTCCAGTGTGGTGATGCCCCCCTGCTTGTTGCCGGGGCTGGGATTATCATAAACCACCTCGTGATGGGAGATGAAGTAATCCTTGAAGCCATTGAGCATGGCCGCCGCCTTGTCAAACACCTGCTGATTGCGGCACCGGCCCAAAAGGATGCCTTCTGCACCGAACATTTCCGGTACCTCAGTCAGGATGGTACTGCCGCCCTGACTTAGCAGCAAATCGCTGAACCGGCCCACAGTGGGATTGGCGGTGATTCCTGAAAGACCATCCGAAGCCCCACATTTTAGCCCCACCACCAGCTTGCTTGTGGGCAGTGACTGCCGCTGGAAGCAGCTGGCATAAGCGGCAAGTTCCTGCAGCAGCTGACGGCCGGCAGCCAGTTCATCCTCTGCCTGCTGACAGTTAAGGAAGCGTACCCGCTCCCGGTCAAAGTCTCCGAGTTCTTCCACAAACTGTTCATGGGTGCAGTTCTCACATCCTAAGTGCACCACCAGCACCGCCCCGGCATTGGGGTGATTGACCAGCGCCGCCAAAAGCTTTCTGGTCTGGGCATGGTCAGCACCAGTCTGGCTGCAGCCGAAGGGATGCGTGAAAGCATGGATGCCATCGATATTTTCGCCCTGCAAGTCCTGATTGGCCTGCGCCAGTTTCAGCACCACATCATTGACACAGCCCACGGTGGGGATGATCCAAATCTCATTGCGGATACCTGCCCGGCCATCCTTTCGCAGATAACCTGTGAACGTCTGTGCCGGCTGGGAGTTCAAATCGCAAACCTGCGGCTCATAAACATATTCGACCTCGCCCTTGAGATTTGTCTGCAGGTTGTGGGTATGTACCCAGCAGCCTGATTGAATAGCGCAGGTTGCATGACCTATCGGATAACCATACTTTATGATATTTTCATCAACTGCGATATCCCGCAGCGCAATTTTATGTCCTTGGGGAATCTCCTCACAAGCGGTAACTTCCACATTGCCCACCTGCAGGCATTCACCTTTCTCTATTTTAGTCAGTGCCACCGCCACATTATCCTGCGTGGCGATGCGCACTGCTCTTGTCATTTCCATAGCTTATCCTTTCAAGCACAGGCCCGCAAACAGCTGGCAAAGGCTTTCTTCGTGCCCTGCTGGCGAATCAGCTGCAAATCCTCCAGCACCTGCTTTTCCAAACCAGGCAACTGCGTCAAATCACAGCCCCACATCTTTTCATAGGCCAGCACATCATGTACCAATTTCGCATCATCACTGTGACGATGTTCATAATAAAAATCCAGTACCCAGCCATCATCCTGCACCGAATATACATCCCCTTGCGGGCGGCGGCACAGGAGTGCTTTTTCCTGCCGTTCCTGAATATCGGTGGAATAGAAGGCGATATAGGCAGCCAGTGTCATCACGAGACTGCGCGGCAGCTTGCCGAACTTTTGCCGGTATTCCAGCAGCGAGCCCATATCCCTGGCCTTCCACTTGGCCGTGGAATTCAGGGCAATGCTCAGAAGCTGATGTTCCATAAAGGGATTATTGAAGCGGTCAGCCACCGATGCGGCAAATTTTTCGCAATCCTGCTTGTCCAACGGCAGGATGGGAATGACTTCTTCATAGAGCATCTGATTCATGAACTCCCGAATCACATCATCCTTCATGCAATCCCGGACAATATCCTTACCTGCCAGGAAACCGCCCAGCGCAAAACCTGTATGCGCACCATTCAGGATGCGTACCTTCCGTTTCTTATAAGGTGCGATATCCGGCACCACATGAACATTCAGCCCTGCCCGCTTGAAGGGAAGTTTATCTTCCAATTCTTTGGGCCCTTCAATGTACCAGACGCCGAAGACCTCACCGACATCCATCAATCTGTCTTCATAACCGTTAGCCTGATTCAGGGCTGCAAGTTCTTCCGCATCCCGAATCTCACCGGGAACAATGCGGTCAACCAAAGTGGAGCAGAACAGATTGTCCTGTTCAATCCAACGGATGAAATCATCACCGAGCTGCCAGTCCCGGGCATGCTGCAGAACGATTCGCTGCAATTCCCGGCCGTTATTATCAATCAGTTCACAGGAGAGAATAATCAAACCTTTCTTTCCTGCCTGAAAACGTGCATATAAGAGTTTTGCCAGTTTTGCCGGGAAGCTGGCCGGGGGTACGTCCGTCAACTTTGCAGTTGGATCATAGACAATGCCAGCTTCCGTGGTATTACTGGTGATATATTCCAGGGTATCCAGACAAGCAACTTCCTGCAGTTTGTCAAAATGCTCCAGGGGGTTGTAACATTTTTCCACTAAGGAAATCACCCGCCGTTCATCTACCTTCCGGCCTTTTTCATTGCCACGGATGTAGAGGGTGTAGAGGCCTTCCTGTTCGTTGAAGACCTTGTCCTTGCCCTTGCCCCGCGGCTGGGTTAAGATGGCCTTGCCGTGCCAGCCGGCTTTTTCATTGGCCACATCAAAGAAGTAATCCACAAAGGCTCGCAGGAAATTTCCCTCACCAAACTGCAGCATCTTCACCGGCGCTTCTTCCAGGAAATATCCCTGATAGCCACTTTTCTTCAATACTTCATAGTTAAGCCGTTCCATACCACATTTTACCTCCCGCAGCCTGTTTTCATATTTGTTGCTTATTATTTTAATCGTTTTTATCTTTATAGTAAATGTGTTTATCATCTTTTCATTTGTGTTTTAATTTTATTTCTCAAATTTTCGCAATAAAAAAGTTGTGTTTATAACATCCTGTATACATATAAACACAACTTCTATTTCCAGATGTATATTATTTTTTATCTGCCATTCCCTGATAATCCCGGGGAGAAATCCCCACATGCTTGCGGAACATCTTGGAAAACTGCACATAATCGCTATAGCCGACCTGCGCGGCCACTTCCTTGCATTGCAGATTACTGCCATTTTTCAGCAGGGCCTTGGCCTTGCCCATGCGGAACTGCAGCAGATAATCCGTGAAGCTGATGCCTGTCTCTTTCTTGAACCGCCCGCCCATATACGAAGCCGACATATGGGCCACCAAGGCCAGGTCGCCCAGCTTCACATCATCCATATAGTGTTCCTCAATATAATGACGCATGGATTCCACCATCTGACTGCCGCCCCATTTGCGTTCCCGCAATGTGCCGATAGATTCCGGGCTGCAGTGCTGCTTGAACGAACTCACAGTATCATAGATGGATTTTTCCATGGGAATACGGTCGAAGGTTGAACCGCCAATGTACCCTTGACAGTCCGTATTCTGGTAGATGTACTGCATATCCATCAGCGTGTTCGCCGGCCCGGCATAAACCATGCGCAGACATTCCGGATTTTTCACCTTGCATAAATCAAAAATCTCCTGCGCAATCCTCCGCGCTTCACTGATGGTCAAATGACGCTTAGCGCCCAAAAGGCCGCCAGCCGTCAGCCCCATATGCACACAGATGATATCGGCCCCCACCGCCAGCATTTTATCGGCCTCTTCCACAGATGTCACAAAGGCCATCGTCAAAAGGCCCAGCTGATTCGCCAAACTTATCGCGACCACTTCCCGCTCATAGGAACTGCCCTCTTCTTCCAACGCTTCGCGGAAACTGCCATCCACCAACGCCAATGTTGGTGAATTCACCACACCGGTAAAGCCGCTTTCCTTTATGAGCTTCAGATAATCATAGAGCTTCACATAAGGGTCACTGGCCATCAGGCCAAAGAGCAGCGGCACATCCTGCACCACGGGAAAAATCTCTCGCTTGCCCATGTCCATCACAATCTGATTGCTGCTGCCATAGCAAAAAAAACTGCTCAGGGAACTGCGGCCCATAATGCGGAATTTTCCTGCGGATAAGGCCAGCAGAATATCTGCGCCGCCCATAGCCGCAAGTTTGGCCGTCATGCCGGACCCTACAGCCGCACCAATGATATGGCCGCCGACATTGATTTCCGCCCGCAGGCGCCGAAGGATGAATTCCTTGTCGTTTTCCTTCATCGTCCTGCCCCCGTTCTCTGCAATGCTGCCCGTTTCATTTTATCCAACGAGCGATATTCCCTGACCTTTGTCGTCAGACCTTTCTCCAGCTCCTCACCTTTGCCCGGGAAAAAAATAAAAAATCCCGCTACAGAAGGGATGCTCTGCACGAGCTGCGCCGCACCTTCCAGGGAATCCACCTGCTGTCCACAGCAGCCAATCAGAATATCCCGGCGTACCGCCCTGCACTTTTCCCAAACCTGCCGCAGTTTATCCGCGCAGGACTCAACAGAGGGTGCCTCGCCCCTCTCCAGTGCCTTTTTCGTAACCAGACCAAAATGCAGGAGAAGCATATCGGCACCCGCATGGGTCATGGCCTCGCCTTGTTCTGCATCAAAGATAAAGGGGCAGGTAAATAAATCCAGTTCATGTGCAGTCCGAATCATATCCACTTCAAGCTGATAGCCCATATTCGTGCCTTCCATATTCGCCCGGAAGCGACCATCGACAATCCCCACAGTAGGAAAATTCTGCACGCCGTTAAAGCCCTGCTCCTTTAGTGTGCCCAAAAACATGTCCATCTTGCGAAAGGGGTCAGTGCCGCAGACACCGGCAAACACCGGCGTTTTACGGACGGCAGGCAGAACTTCATCACCGAGCTCCTGAACGATAGTATTGGCATCATCATAAGAGAGCATGCCCGCCAACATACTGCGGCCTGCCCGCTGCAGCCGCCCGGTGTGATAGAACGCAAGAAAATCGGCGCCGAGATGGTCCCCATGCTTTGCTGTCTGTTCCATCCCTGTGCCGATTCCTGTTAATATTTTTCCATTTTCACTGCGTTCCCGAAATAAATCGACAATCTCCTGCCGGCTTTTTCTATACATTGCCACTGCCTCCCAGACGAACGAATTACCCAATTTAATAAAATTCGCCAAAGGAAGCTGAATTCCTGCAAATAATTACATTAAACCCAATGGCAGCCAATAAGCCTCTGTCCCTGCAATCTGGTCAGGGGAGAATCTTGCATAAAGAGCGCTGGGATTCTTGCCGAGCATAAAGCAGCTGAGCGTCTTATACCCCGTCAGCCGTCCGCTGTCGGTGTCGGCCTCATAGGGCTGCTGGTCCACAAAGAGCTGATACATGGAATCCCGGCTGTCACGCCGCACGATATCCTCTGTATCCACATTCTTGCCAAAGCGCACGCCATCCCGGTCGAGCACTTCAATGCCTGCGCCCTCCCGGCCCCATATGGGCTTCTTTATCCAGCTTGAGCCTGCGGCAATATTACGCTGGTCAAAGTCCCGGGCAAAGTAGGACGGCAGCATATAGCGGGAAATAATCGCCGATTCCTCGGCCGTAAATACCTGAGCTGTCCCCGCCGGCTGATTATTGAGCGCCCAGACAAGTGCCTGAAAAGCCTTGGACTGCATGATGATGGCTTCGGGCGGATTGAACATCATAAATTTATCGTGCAGATAGCCATCCATAAAGTCCTTGCCCAGCGTTTCCCCCTCCGGCGTCCGCTCCTCAATGAGAATTTCCAATGGATGCAGGCGATAAATCGCATTAGCCGTACGCCCATCCGGCAACAGAATAGAGCCATCACGCCACACAGCCAAATCATAGAAGGAGACAAAAGTAATGGCATCATCCACCTCTGTGGCCAGCGCATTCTTCTTCATGGCGTTCATCAGAAATTTGGTTGTCGCATAATCTTCCTGATAGTCATGAAAACAGGAAAAAAGGAACGGATGGCGGCGATGAAACCTCCCCGTGCTGATGCTCACGCCTGGCTCTGAAGCCAAAAATATTTCATTGAGCCAGCTGCAGAGTTTATCGTATTCCCCATAGTTGGGGTCTTCCACCCCAAAATGCGTACAGGCCACCATATTGCCATAATATGCCTCAATCACCGCGCAGGGAGTATCCGCATTGATTTCCACCATATGGAAATTGCCCTGCTTGTCCAAGACATAATCAAAACGGGAAAGCCACGAAGCCAGATGCAAGGGATTATCCTTCTGCAAGTAGGGAATCAGCTGCGGCGGTATCTCCAAATCTGCCAGAAAATTATCGCCACATTTCTGGCAAACCGCCACCGCCCGTTGAAACGCACCGAACAGCACGCCGCTGACATAGCGCATTTCCTCGGCCAGCTCCGGCTGGATTAACTCTATATTTTTTGTCGGATATTTATCATCGTAGCCCTCGTATTCCACAAACGGAAAAATTTCCCGATTTAATAAATCACGCCAATCTGCACTCACTGCTCTATTCACCTGCTCATCAATATTTTAAGATGCCGAACTTCTGGCTCCGGCAGAACCAAAACCGCTTTTGGAACTGGAATGACTCGACGATTTGGCCGAAGAACTGCTCTTGCCTGAAGTCTTGCCTGCCCGAACCGTAGTTCCCCGCGATGAACTGCTGTAGGCACTGCCACCGCTGCTGCGATAGTCGTCCTTTTCCTTCAGCGGCTGAACCGGGCCGTTGGGGATATAGCGCCCCTGAACCACACTATAGCGGCCCCCTGTGCCGCCGCTAAGTCCATGAAACATATAATACCCGGCAGCCAGACCGGCAATCAGTCCCTCCGCACCGGAAATATAACGCAGACTGCCATTCTCTTCCCGTTTGACCGTCACCGAACGGCCATCCTCATAGGTTGCCGTTTCCGTACCATCCGCATTCTGCGTCAAGGTATATTCCCGACCTTCATCATCCAATAAAGTCTGCGGCCCTGTTTCCTGTTCGGCAGGGATATCCACATCCTGTGCCATCCAGGAAGCAAAGGCCACCGTAGTTGATACCGCCATAAAAACCGCCAGTACCTTGCTTGTCTTAGTACTTAACAAAATCCCAACCCCTCTAATCAATAATTTATTCACATGATATAATAAATTTCTTAAAAATTCCTTAAAAGCTAACCATCTTCTTCAGTTTTTGGGCAAATTGCATTTTATCAGGGAGTTCGTGATAAAGGTATCTTGGTCATACGTAGTTTGGGGCCGGACGGGGGAGTAATTTTTCTGTTTTCCGCTAAACGACCCCCTCGCAAATTAGAACTGTCCAGTTATCTGCGCCGGGCAGGCCAACGGCGCTGCTTTCAGCGTATTTGCTTAGCTGATTCCTACATGGGGCCGGCCTTCACTGCGTTCAGGCAGTCGCTCCCTACAGAAAAATCACTCCCCCGTCCGCCCCAAGTTGCGGATTAGACATTTGCCACGAACTCGTTGCTCCCGTAACAAGAACATCGATGTACTTGCTCCTTGTCATCATGAGAATAACAGTTGGTACGGACATCACTTAGGGCGGAGGTGGTGATGCTTTTCGCCGTGGAACGACTGTCCGAACGCAGTGAGGACTGGCCCACAAACGGCATAGACTAAACACTGGGCTGAACATACGCGCCGCCGGTCTTGCCCGGCGCAGGTAACTAAAAAGCCCATACATTTACTTGTGGGGCATTCAGTGCAACGGCGAAAAGTATTACCACCTCCGCCCAAACTGAGCTGTAACAACTATAAGTAAGCACGCATTAACATCGACATACTGCAATTTCTCTGCCCTTTTTAATTTTCCCTTAATTGCAATTCACTATCGATAATGCTATCATAATTTTTGTATGAAATTTGAGGAGATGATACAAAATGGAAGAAATGGCCCCTTATGAAGCCGGCAATGGGCGAAACAAAAAATTCATTGCGATTGCCGTAGTCATCCTGTTAGTCATTTGCGGCATTGGCGGTTATCTGTACTACAAGCGCACCCCCGCCTACTCCATGCAGCTGATTCAGGAATCCGTCAAAGAGCACAACTGGGAAAAATTCAGCCGTCATGTGGATACCAAAAATCTGGCTGATGCTGCCTTTGACGATATCATTGAGATAAGCATGGAAGAACGCGGCGATTTGGACGAACATACCAAGGCCCTGGCCATGAGCTTTGTCAAACTGGTAAAACCCAACATCACCAGCCTGCTTGAATCTGCCGTCAAGGAATACGTGGAAACCGGCGAATTCAAAAAAGACGAGACGGGTAACGCCAAAAATAACAGCACCACGCAAAATAAAAAGGCCGCACCAAAAAAAGGCAATCCGGCCGATAATCTGCTGCAGGACACCAAAGCAGATAAGCTGAAATTCTCCAGCATAAAATCAACGGAGACCAACGACAGCACCGCCATCGTCACCTTGGAGCTTCGTGACGAAGCTGCAAGTGCCAACTATGAACTGAAAATCCGTATGATTCAACTCGAAGATGGCACCTGGAAAGTCAGCAAAATCGATAATCTCAAGGAATTCTACAAAGCCGTCAAGGAAAACGAAAAGCAGCATAAAAAAGCGGCTTAAACACGAAAATAAAGGCTATGCACCAAGCAACGTGCATAGCCTTTTTCTTTACTGCATTTTCTTCTGTAATACTTCCTTGGCCATATTGAGCTGTTTGTCCACCGTATCCCCTTCGCTGAGGTTCACAGTTATATCCGGCTCAATGCCAATGCCGTCAATACATTTGCCGCTGGGCGTATAGTATTTGGCAATGGTGAGTTTCAGGCCATCATTGTGGAACAGAGGTACTACCACCTGCACCGAACCCTTGCCGTAGGATTTGGAGCCTACGATGGTGGCCGCTTCTCTGTCCTGCAGAGCGCCGGCCAGAATTTCCGAAGCACTGGCGCTGTTGCCGTCAATCAGCACTACGATAGGCGGTGTACTTTCCTCTAAGCTGGAGTCATACTCCTCCTTGCTGCCGTCCCGCTGTACCACGGAGACGATATTGCCCTTGGGCACCAGCATATCGGCCACTTCCACACAACTTGTTATGAGCCCGCCGGGGTTTTGGCGCAAATCCACAATCAGACCAGCCATGCCGGCCTCTTTGAGCTTGTTGTATTCGCTCTTGAATTCATCCCCGGTGTTTTCCCCAAAGGACGCAATGCGGATATAGCCCATCCGGCCATCGTCCAGCATTTTGCCTTTAGCCGAGGGAACCTTTATCATATCTCGCTGAATGGCGTATTCCTTGTCGGCCTCATCCGCCCGATGAATCAGCAGTTTGACTTCCGTACCTGCGTCGCCGCGGATATGAAGTGCCACTTCTTCCGGCTGATACTCCGTCACGGGCGTACCATCCACCGACATGATTTCGTCACCAACTTTGAGGCCCACCTTTTCGCCGGGTGTCCCTTCGAGCACCGCCATAATCGTGACCTTGTCATCCTTGAAGCCCATGGTGACACCGATGCCCCCAAAGGCACCGGCTGTATGTTCTTTCAGGGCTTTATACATGGAGGTCTTCATATAGATGGAATGCGGGTCGCCGAGGGATTTTACCATGCCGTCAATGGCGCCATCCATAAGGCTGGTAGTGTCCACATCGCTGACATAGCGGGTTTCAATCATGCGCTTGACGCCGAAGAACCGCAGTAAATCCGTAGTCTTTTCTCCGTCAAGGCCAAAGAGTTTCATAAGTCCCATTATCGTCAGGAAACTGGACGCTAGTGCCGTCACCACCACGATAAGGGCTATTTTTTTCTTGCTCAAACAATTTCACCTTCTATCCCTTAGATTACAGATAACCGTAAGGACTTACCGGCGAGCCGTTCTGGCGCACCTCGAAATGGCAGTGGGGGCCGGTAGAGTTGCCAGTGGAACCGCAGTAAGCGATGGTTTCGCCCTGGCTCACCTGCTGGCCGACTGACGCCGCCAAAGACTGATTATGACCATAGAGGGTGGTGATGCCGCCGCCATGGTTGATGATTATCGTATTGCCGTAGCCGGAAATCCAGCCCGCATATTCCACGGTGCCGGAGGCAGCTGCTGCAATCGGCACGCCATAGTCCGCACCGATATCGATACCGCTGTGGAACTTCTGCGTGCCCGTAATGGGATGGGTACGCCAGCCAAATTCAGAGGTAATCGTACCGCCCACGGGCCAAATCATGGAGCCATTGCCGCCCGCCATTGCGCCAGCCGGAGCATTGGCCATGCTGCTGCGCCGCAGCATTTCCTCAATCTGCTTGGAAGCGGCCATCATTTCATCATACTGGCGGTCTACCGTGGCCTTATCGTTTTTCATCTGGTCGATGATGGCCTTGCGCTTGCGGACCTTTTCTTCCATGATTTCCCGGGCCTGACGGGCTTTTAATTCCTGCTCCGCCCGGGCTTCTTTATCTTTTTCGAGGCTCTTCTGCGTCTCTTCGATTTCGCTCTTTTCTTCCAGCACCACATGAACCAAATCATAGTCCTGCTTGATGACCTTTTTGAGTAAATCCATACGGGTCATCAAATCGGAAAAGTCCTTGGCGCCAAAGAGCACATCCAGATAGGAAATCTGGCCGTTGATGTAAATATCACGAACCCGCTGGCCCAATTTGGCACTCTTTTTCTTGTAGTCGACCTCCACCACTTTGAGGCGGGCTTCATTCTTCTCCATCCGTTCCAGCGTTTCATCCAGCGCCGCCCGCAGGGACTTGTGTTCGGCGATAGCCGCATCGGCTTCCTCATCCACCAGCCGCTTTTCCTCCGACAGGGATTCGATTTTTGACTGCAGGGCGTTGCTCTTGTCCTTTAACTCCTCCGCCTGCTTGTCATAGCTGGCCTTGTCATCCTCCAGTGACGCATACGCCGTGGAGGCAGTCAGCACCACCGACAAGGTGGCGGCCGTTATCGTTTGCCATTTTTTCATCATCATCAAACCTCAAGGAAACGCTTCAGGGAGAACGCCGACCCAATGGCGCCAATCAGCATGCCGGAGATGATGATGGCCACCGTCACATAATTCATAAAGGGATACTGGGGTAGCAGCGGGAAGAAGGCCAGCGTGCTGTAAATCTTCGCCGCCATGGCCGCATAGAAGCTGCGCAGAGCCAGTGCCGACAAAATGCCGCCTACGCAGCCCAGCACAATGCCCTCCATGAGGAACGGCCAGCGGATAAACCAGTCGGTTGCCCCCACGTATTTCATGATGGCGATTTCCTTACGCCGCGCAAATACCGTAAGACGGATGGTGTTGGAGATGATGAAAATTGTCGCACCTGCCAGAAGCAGCATCAATACCAGACCGAAAATACGCATGAGACGCGTGATGTCAAAGAGGTGTTCCACCACATCCTGCCCGTACTTGGCCGACTCTACCCCCTCCATGCGCTCAATGGCCTTGGCGGCGGTTTCCACCATTTCCGGGGTCTTGACCGTCACTTCAAAGGCATCCGGCAGCGGGTTCTTGTCCCCGAGGGCATCCAAGAGGTACTTCTGGTCCC
The Selenomonas ruminantium AC2024 DNA segment above includes these coding regions:
- a CDS encoding glutathionylspermidine synthase family protein, encoding MSADWRDLLNREIFPFVEYEGYDDKYPTKNIELIQPELAEEMRYVSGVLFGAFQRAVAVCQKCGDNFLADLEIPPQLIPYLQKDNPLHLASWLSRFDYVLDKQGNFHMVEINADTPCAVIEAYYGNMVACTHFGVEDPNYGEYDKLCSWLNEIFLASEPGVSISTGRFHRRHPFLFSCFHDYQEDYATTKFLMNAMKKNALATEVDDAITFVSFYDLAVWRDGSILLPDGRTANAIYRLHPLEILIEERTPEGETLGKDFMDGYLHDKFMMFNPPEAIIMQSKAFQALVWALNNQPAGTAQVFTAEESAIISRYMLPSYFARDFDQRNIAAGSSWIKKPIWGREGAGIEVLDRDGVRFGKNVDTEDIVRRDSRDSMYQLFVDQQPYEADTDSGRLTGYKTLSCFMLGKNPSALYARFSPDQIAGTEAYWLPLGLM
- a CDS encoding phosphoenolpyruvate hydrolase family protein — its product is MKENDKEFILRRLRAEINVGGHIIGAAVGSGMTAKLAAMGGADILLALSAGKFRIMGRSSLSSFFCYGSSNQIVMDMGKREIFPVVQDVPLLFGLMASDPYVKLYDYLKLIKESGFTGVVNSPTLALVDGSFREALEEEGSSYEREVVAISLANQLGLLTMAFVTSVEEADKMLAVGADIICVHMGLTAGGLLGAKRHLTISEARRIAQEIFDLCKVKNPECLRMVYAGPANTLMDMQYIYQNTDCQGYIGGSTFDRIPMEKSIYDTVSSFKQHCSPESIGTLRERKWGGSQMVESMRHYIEEHYMDDVKLGDLALVAHMSASYMGGRFKKETGISFTDYLLQFRMGKAKALLKNGSNLQCKEVAAQVGYSDYVQFSKMFRKHVGISPRDYQGMADKK
- a CDS encoding phosphoenolpyruvate hydrolase family protein; amino-acid sequence: MYRKSRQEIVDLFRERSENGKILTGIGTGMEQTAKHGDHLGADFLAFYHTGRLQRAGRSMLAGMLSYDDANTIVQELGDEVLPAVRKTPVFAGVCGTDPFRKMDMFLGTLKEQGFNGVQNFPTVGIVDGRFRANMEGTNMGYQLEVDMIRTAHELDLFTCPFIFDAEQGEAMTHAGADMLLLHFGLVTKKALERGEAPSVESCADKLRQVWEKCRAVRRDILIGCCGQQVDSLEGAAQLVQSIPSVAGFFIFFPGKGEELEKGLTTKVREYRSLDKMKRAALQRTGAGR
- a CDS encoding S41 family peptidase; protein product: MSKKKIALIVVVTALASSFLTIMGLMKLFGLDGEKTTDLLRFFGVKRMIETRYVSDVDTTSLMDGAIDGMVKSLGDPHSIYMKTSMYKALKEHTAGAFGGIGVTMGFKDDKVTIMAVLEGTPGEKVGLKVGDEIMSVDGTPVTEYQPEEVALHIRGDAGTEVKLLIHRADEADKEYAIQRDMIKVPSAKGKMLDDGRMGYIRIASFGENTGDEFKSEYNKLKEAGMAGLIVDLRQNPGGLITSCVEVADMLVPKGNIVSVVQRDGSKEEYDSSLEESTPPIVVLIDGNSASASEILAGALQDREAATIVGSKSYGKGSVQVVVPLFHNDGLKLTIAKYYTPSGKCIDGIGIEPDITVNLSEGDTVDKQLNMAKEVLQKKMQ
- the uxaC gene encoding glucuronate isomerase, which encodes MGKDFMLRNQTGQRLYEEYARDLPLVDYHCHISPKEIFEDRRFDNIAQIWLGGRNADGTYFGDHYKWRVMRTNGVPEDMVTGGADPYEKFSAFTKSLEMAIGNPMYHWCNLELHKYFGVTEPLTESNMKAVWDKANDMLQHNPDMSVRGLIRQSKVDYIGTTDDPIDNLEWHEKLAADETVGFKVCPSFRPDKAINIHKDGFPAYMEKLAASVGKDKLASIEDVLAALTDRIAYFKKHGCRASDHGLDYVMFNHQGLEAADKAYKKALAGETLTQAEAEAYQTEVLLHLAREYHKAQIVMEIHYSCSRDNNEKMFALQGPDTGFDMIAQTTCIGNLAKFMSELYKEGNLPQMILFSLDSTDFDRIASLMGCFQSEEMPGKIQMGSAWWFLDTKDGMEKQMRSLARLSLLGNFVGMLTDSRSFLSYTRHDYFRRILCNIIGDWVEHGEYPCHEASLQKIVEGISYKNAVRYFHI
- a CDS encoding UxaA family hydrolase produces the protein MEMTRAVRIATQDNVAVALTKIEKGECLQVGNVEVTACEEIPQGHKIALRDIAVDENIIKYGYPIGHATCAIQSGCWVHTHNLQTNLKGEVEYVYEPQVCDLNSQPAQTFTGYLRKDGRAGIRNEIWIIPTVGCVNDVVLKLAQANQDLQGENIDGIHAFTHPFGCSQTGADHAQTRKLLAALVNHPNAGAVLVVHLGCENCTHEQFVEELGDFDRERVRFLNCQQAEDELAAGRQLLQELAAYASCFQRQSLPTSKLVVGLKCGASDGLSGITANPTVGRFSDLLLSQGGSTILTEVPEMFGAEGILLGRCRNQQVFDKAAAMLNGFKDYFISHHEVVYDNPSPGNKQGGITTLEDKSCGCVQKGGTAPIEDVLGYGEQVKTQGLNLLYGPGNDLVSSTALAAAGAVMILFTTGRGTPFGSPVPTVKIATNSQLAGRKPHWIDFNAGTVAAGEALDEAGKRLLDKVLQVASGEPTNNEKNGYRQISIFKDGVVL
- a CDS encoding tagaturonate reductase; protein product: MERLNYEVLKKSGYQGYFLEEAPVKMLQFGEGNFLRAFVDYFFDVANEKAGWHGKAILTQPRGKGKDKVFNEQEGLYTLYIRGNEKGRKVDERRVISLVEKCYNPLEHFDKLQEVACLDTLEYITSNTTEAGIVYDPTAKLTDVPPASFPAKLAKLLYARFQAGKKGLIILSCELIDNNGRELQRIVLQHARDWQLGDDFIRWIEQDNLFCSTLVDRIVPGEIRDAEELAALNQANGYEDRLMDVGEVFGVWYIEGPKELEDKLPFKRAGLNVHVVPDIAPYKKRKVRILNGAHTGFALGGFLAGKDIVRDCMKDDVIREFMNQMLYEEVIPILPLDKQDCEKFAASVADRFNNPFMEHQLLSIALNSTAKWKARDMGSLLEYRQKFGKLPRSLVMTLAAYIAFYSTDIQERQEKALLCRRPQGDVYSVQDDGWVLDFYYEHRHSDDAKLVHDVLAYEKMWGCDLTQLPGLEKQVLEDLQLIRQQGTKKAFASCLRACA